gttcaagttattagcataaatgtaAGTGAAAATTAGGACATGTGGTGGCACtcgagttagagactccaaaattggtGTGGCTAATGTTGGGACTGACCTctatcagtgtgccaaatttcataactttcccacAGGCGGTtttatgggctgccatagacttacCGAGTGGAAGAAGAATGCCAACGGATACAAATGTGTCATGACAGAATACAGGAAGCAATAGCAAGTTAACACGTTTATTGATATATAAAAGAGCAAAGTCCCTGAACAAAGGAAGCTGGGTGGCGCAGGGACTGAGATGGTCAGCGTAGAACAAAGTGAGTTGAAGTGCCAAGTGTGCTGGTGATGATGACGGCTGAATCCAGACATAGAACGAAGTCCACGAAGACACCGAACAGGAACAGGAAGCACAAGACAGGAAGCACAAGACAGGAAGCACAAGACAGGAAGCACAAGACAGGAAGGCCGACAGGAAGCACAAGACAGGAAGGCCGACAGGAAGCACAAGACAGGAAGGCCGACAGGAAGCACAAGACAGGAAGGCCGACAGGAAGCACAAGACAGGAAGGCCGACAGGAAGCACAAGACAGGAAGGCCGACAGGAAGGCCGACAGGAAGCACAAGACAGGAACGCCGACAGGAAGGCCGACAGGAAGCACAAGACAGGAACGCCGTCAGGAAGCACAAGACAGGAACGCCGACAGGAAGCACAAGACAGGAAGGCCGACAGGAAGCACAAGACAGGAAGGCCGACAGGAAGGCCGACAGGAAGCACAAGACAGGAACGCCGACAGGAAGGCCGACAGGAAGCACAAGACAGGAACGCCGTCAGGAAGCACAAGACAGGAACGCCGACAGGAAGCACAAGACAGGAACGCCGACAGGAAGCACAAGACAGGAAGGCCGACAGGAAGCACAAGACAGGAAGGCCGACAGGAAGGCCGACAGGAAGCACAAGACAGGAACGCCGACAGGAAGGCCGACAGGAAGCACAAGACAGGAACGCCGACAGGAAGCACAAGACAGGAACGCCGACAGGAAGCACAAGACAGGAACGCCGACAGGAAGCACAAGACAGGAACGCCGACAGGAAGCACAAGACAGGAAGGCCGACAGGAAGCACAAGACAGGAACGCCGTCAGGAAGCACAAGACAGGAACGCCGACAGGAAGCACAAGACAGGAACGCCGACAGGAAGCACAAGACAGGAAGGCCGACAGGAACGCCGACAGGAAGGCCGACAGGAAGCACAAGACAGGAACGCCGTCAGGAAGCACAAGACAGGAACGCCGACAGGAAGCACAAGACAGGAACGCCGACAGGAAGCACAAGACAGGAAGGCCGACAGGAAGCACAAGACAGGAAGGCCGACAGGAAGCACAAGACAGGAAGGCCGACAGGAAGCACAAGACAGGAAGGCCGACAGGAAGCACAAGACAGGAAGGCCGACAGGAAGCACAAGACAGGAAGGCCGACAGGAAGGCCGACAGGAAGCACAAGACAGGAACGCCGACAGGAAGGCCGACAGGAAGCACAAGACAGGAACGCCGACAGGAAGCACAAGACAGGAAGGCCGACAGGAAGCACAAGACAGGAAGGCCGACAGGAAGCACAAGACAGGAAGGCCGACAGGAAGCACAAGACAGGAAGGCCGACAGGAAGCACAAGACAGGAAGGCCGACAGGAAGCACAAGACAGGAACGCCGACAGGAAGCACAAGACAGGAACGCCGACAGGAAGCACAAGACAGGAAGGCCGACAGGAAGCACAAGACAGGAAGGCCGACAGGAAGGCCGACAGGAAGCACAAGACAGGAACGCCGACAGGAAGCACAAGACAGGAACGCCGACAGGAAGCACAAGACAGGAACGCCGACAGGAAGCACAAGACAGGAACGCCGACAGGAAGCACAAGACAGGAAGGCCGACAGGAAGCACAAGACAGGAAGGCCGACAGGAAGCACAAGACAGGAAGGCCGACAGGAAGCACAAGACAGGAAGGCCGACAGGAAGCACAAGACAGGAAGGCCGACAGGAAGCACAAGACAGGAACGCCGACAGGAAGCACAAGACAGGAACGCCGACAGGAAGCACAAGACAGGAAGGCCGACAGGAAGCACAAGACAGGAAGGCCGACAGGAAGCACAAGACAGGAACGCCGACAGGAAGCACAAGACAGGAACGCCGACAGGAAGCACAAGACAGGAAGGCCGACAGGAAGCACAAGACAGGAAGGCCGACAGGAAGCACAAGACAGGAAGGCCGACAGGAAGGCCGACAGGAAGCACAAGACAGGAACGCCGACAGGAAGCACAAGACAGGAACGCCGACAGGAAGCACAAGACAGGAAGGCCGACAGGAAGCACAAGACAGGAAGGCCGACAGGAAGCACAAGACAGGAAGGCCGACAGGAAGCACAAGACAGGAACGCCGACAGGAAGCACAAGACAGGAACGCCGACAGGAAGCACAAGACAGGAACGCCGACAGGAAGCACAAGACAGGAACGCCGACAGGAAGCACAAGACAGGAACGCCGACAGGAAGCACAAGACAGGAACGCCGACAGGAAGCACAAGACAGGAACGCCGACAGGAAGCACAAGACAGGAAGGCCGACAGGAAGCACAAGACAGGAAGGCCGACAGGAAGGCCGACAGGAAGGCCGACAGGAAGGCCGACAGGAAGGCCGACAGGAAGGGGATGGTacacacagcacagagacatCAAACAATGATCTGACAAAGGAGATGAGAAATGAGTGAGCATATaaagggtgagtgaatgagctgcagctggtgCTGTGATGAGTGACAGCTGGAAGCACTGATCATCCACGTGGTTTGGGCACGCCCACTCACACACAACAGTAACACGAGACAAGCAGGAAACAATGCATTCAAATACCGTGACACAAAGGTGCTTACGGACCTatggtgcttggcccctaatttttgttaacactttattttgatgatccCCTTTAGACATTATACtgataagtaactttgcaagtacatgtctACAGTCTACGAATACTCTagtgagagttagttgacatgtacttgcaaagttacttttaGATGGTAgaattggtcccactttatattaagtggccttaaccactatgtacttacatttaaattaattatttgatcacttattgtgtacatacatgtttttacattgtacttatattttaaaaacaccgtatacccgtatcccacctcaatagcagcaaaagtgttttgcaattcaatatgaacccaataagtacattgtacttattttttgatgtaagtacatagtagttaaagccacttaaaggtgctaaagaggatcttttcgtcgactgagaatccaaagactgttacagtttttgaaatgagcgtatgcgtaagaacaacccccctccttcacagctcacttcaaaggaacgcctcccaaaactcgtgcacgagtattggaacacgagtgtttaccaccggcattcgctgtgttgttagtggattcattatgtcggactcaccgcaggtaactcataatctgcagttgtttcTCCTGTCTCCTGAGTCCTGActaaaacattgcatgcggcgcctgtgaagtgtggaaagttactggagtgcagccgcgctcgtctctcacaaggatcgtcatggcagtgattgacaagccagagggccaatcgtgtacgcgatgatcgcgtataCGATTGGCTGAtattttaaggccctacctcgtgcacagatgatgtattttaatattattcctttcagtgctcctaataaatagtcttttatcagttagtaaagacagtttcaagtaatattgcaaaaatgtatacaacaaaacatcctctttagcacctttaatataaagtgggaccgtaGAATTTCTAAAATGGATCATCAAAATGGAGCGAAACCTAATTTTCTTTTGATTACTTTTGGGATAAAATATGAATCAGACATATTTTTGACAAGTGACATTCAGCCAATAATGTGTGCAAGTTTCCAAACATTTTACAGCcacaaaatatacatttttaataaccaCACATGAAAGCAAACTAGAGCTGCCGAAACAGATACGTGTAGGTGGTTGAAGCAAAAGGCATATTGTATATTTGGACACAAATTGAgtttatttgtaaaaatatagtAACAGAAAAAGTAAAGACATCTACTCCAAAAACCACCGAAACCAACCAATCATGAACACAACAGCAGCCCCCCTCAGCACAGTAATGACATATGTGAAAGATGGTGAAATCAAAGAGAAAGTAACAGTCAACTCCATCAGGCACTTAGATAGAAAACAGATGTGGAGTGTACGGATTAAAATGCaagtttaaaaatatgaaataagggGGTGTTCACAAAGagttaaaacaaaaaataaacaaacacagccGATGGGTATTCTAGCCATATAACCTCTAAAACAACACCAGAAATAAGTTAAAACCGATACATTCTACATGTTCAGCGAACATtacatatttcacacacatgtaCATACAGGTCACATTGTAGTTCCAGATATCAATTAGATAACACAAACACAGCCTAGCGATGATCACCTACGATTATCATGTCAACATTTTTCTAGTGGTCTCTAGAGCTGCTATGTCCGGGCTGTCATGAAGCCCTTTGTGCGTGCATCAGTTCAGCTCATGGTTTTAAATCATCTAAATCTGGCGAAAATATATTGCCTTTGAAGTAGCATCCTTCTCTAGACagacaaacattaatttacactttGTTTACATTTGGACATATGAAGACAAATTTAGtgtattttaaaagaaaacagaactgtttaaaacatgatggataaatgtatatccccttgagagtaaaaaaaaagcatgacaTCTGTTCTCTTACATTACACAAAAAGAACAAGCAGCTCAGTAAATGAACATCTACATTAAAATCAATATGTGCTGAAGACTGATCCTTCTCAACTGCCTGATTTCTTATCACCATTCCCTCaatataaaaactgaaatgttaGTACAGTTAAATGTTGTAGTTTTCAGCTATTTTTGGAGACAAAACAGAAACAGTGAAAGCATGACTggctggagaaaaaaaactacTGAAAGGAGAACACATTTGCTTGTGCCTTTGTTATTACTTATATATGGCTTATGACGCTTGTGCTCGACAGGTTTAAGGACGATTTCTAGTGCTAAAAATTGTGCCATTTGCATCTCTAAGCAAGCAGGATGTAAGGTCATTTGGAaagaatgcatatttttatatataggtGATTTTCATTTAGAAAGGTTGTTACTATAGAATAACAGCCCTGTCTGTTTAGTCCACACACAAACTCATGAGATGATAGGTTTTAGACATGAAACCTGCATCAGATCAGTTAGACGACCAGCGGTGCCCAGTCCCTCTGAATGCGGCCATACTGTACATGGAGAAACAACAGAGGTTTAGGATGGAATCaaagaaaatttgattttattATGAATTCAGGAGAAATTCCAAAAGTAACAAGAATTACTGAAGTAACAATCTCTCTACCTGGATGTCAGTGAGCTCCTTATGGAATCTCTTGGCAAGGTCTGGACCGTTCTTCATTGTAGGAATTTGGTAGGTCTAAAAGATAAAAAGTTTTCAATAAATgtagtaatatttatttagctGTAAAAATGCTTTCAAATGGATATTTGCATTAGAGAACTGAAGTGTGTATTTCCTGGTTACCTTTCCTCTGTAGAGCAGACTGCCAACTGGACACACCACACATGCAGTACCAGAACCGAACACCTCCAGAATCCGTCCATCATCTAAAGCGCCTATCAGCTCCTTCATTAATACTCGACGCTCTGTTACTTTGAAGtccccctaaaaaaaaaaaaaaagacaaaacccTTATAAAAAGGACCATGGTGGAATCATGATACAGTTATGGCAACTGACATCTTGGTACTTGATATATAACATGTTATGGAACATGTCTTTAATGTGTCATATCAttgacattattattaatgttattaattatatattagtatttattaTGGTTCTGCATTCAAgcaaacatattatatatatatacatgggCGACATCTTGTCCCCTACTacacatcgttataaaagttcacaatgctgttgcagattaaatataatgtggataacattatGTGGATAATGTGgataaatatctttttgtcaggttagacactgcttattaatcattcaagcccctttatcttaaccgtcgtacctcgcacgtccgtcatgtttgtagtttttaaacactttttattcatatttgtagttctaatcgaatcctcgtccacagcgcaatgtgttatgggcaatattagccgttaagtgtgcacggatctgcacttcgaattctaaccggaaaaagtacaccatccgggtatctttggaatactcatttcaacatactacgatttgggacatactaattcttttttcgaatactatttaggacgcatagtatgcgaattgggacgcagcaattATTTCATTTCCCGGGTACCGCTCCGTCTCGCGCACAGTTGAGCGCGAGCCTTATTGCCCGTGAGCGCGgaaagacagtctcaaaaaaCGCGGCCACTATTCAGAGAGTGTGGATTTGGATAAAACAGTAACGCTTTGATGCCGTGCCTGAACACCGTTTATCCCTTCACAGTGGCGTAGCCTATATCGGACGGGGCACGCAGAGCTATtaaatgcatcttattattatgctacttttattattaaaataatattgatAATTCATTTGCTCTGCAATACCATAGCGCATATCACTGCAACCGATGCGCTGACTGTGAgtgaggataataaaagattagtTGGATACTCCTCgtttaaaaaacaacttgttTAACACGAAATATTTTcgtataaatttttttttttttctttcctcacTATGAACCACAAGAGAAATatcaagaaaataaattaacagTCTCTAAGAGGATATGCGCCGTTAACGcagtttttactttcagtttctgtaGCAGCCGCGGCTCGTCTGGGTGTGGCAGAGCCTCACCAAAATATTCATCCtaaaatataggcctacctctatgtacactgaattaataataaattataaatgtgttcagcattttgcaacaaatatttttcagaTTTGAGTCGTAAAGTGAGCAGGATATATTAATGTAGCGCATGGATTCGACAGGCTTGTATTCATAATACTAAGCGGGGCAGCCGGTCTCAGAGCCCGTCCCAGCTCTACAGCGCCACCACAACTTTCCTATGAAAATCTGTGGTGTAAAATGGAACTGCAGCACCCTCTCATAGAGAGCCATTGTGGCAGATTTCTGCCTGCCCCGCTTATTTCCACGTTAAACACACCTCACGTACACCTCCAGACCAAGACGATATAAGTCACACTTCAGATATGTGTCTGCATCAGGTCAGTAACTGTTTGGCATGTCTGTTCTTCCTATGTGGAGTAGCGTATCTTTAATTTAAACGTGCTCATGTTAATAGCTTTTATAGTTGTAGTTCTGttgtttatgtttgttctgaAAATAGacatgacttttttcctcacatgAATTCCTACATAACTATTCTAAAACAAAATTCGGAAGCAGAAATACTAAAATTCTAAGATTCTGTGTGTTGTGTGTACTAAagtctgtcaatcatcattagaGCGCCACCCTCAGGCTGAATAACGCAAAGACATTCGAATTCTGCCTAAAGTGTGTCTGATGTGTTCAGCGATTAGAATATAAAACTTTCAAAATGGTTATCATAAACTAGCGCTAAGACCCAGAATCTGCCCTACATATATTTATGGCAAGGACCCGCTCCTGTCCTCTAGTGAGATTTCACCTGCGTAACTCTCACGCAAAGTTTTGCACATTGTATGTGTGATATCAACTGGGCTCgccttcatggtttaaaatggtaatattttaaaaattgcgacataacatttttctttattaCCAGTTGCTCGCAAAATGACGGACACTGATTCAGATATCGTCCGCATCATTTCCTGTGATAATAAAATTTagtgtattattaaatatatgagtaGATAAATGAGtagtattattaaataaaagaaCAAGCTACTTAAACTTCTGCTAATAATTTGCTGATGcaggtacaaaaaaaaaaaaaaagacgtttaccagcaaaaaaaaataaaaaatcttgccCCCCCTAACTCGAGAGTCAAATGTCGCATATAAAAAGATTGACAATTGATAGAGCTAATCTTCATTTCCCTGCTCACAATGCCTTTCACTTTTTCTTCTTTCCCTTTTCCGTCAGTGTTTCATATTTCTGTTTCTCTCACCCATTCTCTGGCGAGGTCCAGCAATGACTGCCTGGTGACTCCTGGAAGAATGACGCCATCAAGTGGAGGGGTGACGAGCTCTTTCTCtgcaaagacacacacacatgtccACAAATAGATTAAGATACGTTAATAGGCATCACCAGCAGGTGGAGACAAGCATAATCATTCCACATGGAATACTGAACTATCAACTAAATGTCAACCTCTTGCCAAAATATACAACAGGGCTCAATGCATGAGAAACTGTATCCCATAATGCAATGCCCTTGACTTGACCTTGCTGTTCTGAGAGTGAGAAATTAATCAAATGcaatatctgttatgtctttAACAGTTTTTATCTCTTCAGGGCTCCTACACCATTTGATAAATGAATTTCCATGGCTTTTCCATTCCTTCATGATTATCTAAtaaggattaaaaaaataaataaataaataaaataaaaaaaaaaacaccttataGATTTTAAACAAAGAACAATTTCTAGCCAAGTACATATTTTAGAGAAGAGCACTGCACAActtaacttttaaaaattatattcttTATAGAAATTCCATAACTTAagattttaatcattttcaatACTTTGCTGGGCCTGCATATCTCAACTCACTGAACCCTGTAAGGTATTTTTACACACTTACAGTTGAATGGCTAGTATGCCAATGTATTATTCCCaacataaaaatacaaacagTAGCAACAACTTGGTCTCCATATTTATctacaaaaaaaccccaaacttAAATAAGCACATTTTAGATACTAAAAACACCCTTTTTGCGCACACGTTAGGACTGTAGAGTGTTTTAATTTAGGGTTTCTAGAAGCTACTCTCACCTCCTTTCTCTGTGGTCCAGTAGATGAAGAGGTTCATGGTTCCGACCTCAGTGATCTCCTCATTCTCTCCGTACAGCCAGAGGACCTGCTGACAGCCCTGTTTGGCCGCCTCGCTCTGAACAGCGATCGTCGGTCCGTAGTTACTGGGAAACAAAATCATAATTACAGAGCTGCATTCGAGTCAGGCCACAAAACAATGGGTTACTACGTTTAAACCAAACATTTGAAAGGAAGAGTTTTATAATGAAGAATAAAAACACTGCGATTCATAAAATAAACAGACATACACAGTCTACACATGATCTGAATATTATGGGACAGCAGCAAAAGCTTTGCTGAAGTGGACCTTAAATGCTTAATGGGACAGTAAGACAAGGACTGATAGGAGAGGCGAGTAGTGACAGATACAGCACATGAACAGAAGCCAGAGCTGCATTAGCGAGAAGGGTCAGCAAAGCGCTGAGGATTTACAACAATACACCGTTGCACATGACTAGCCTAATGCAGCCTGTGCAAGCTAGTGAATTTCTCTGAATAACCTGAAAGTGAAAATCTACTCATAAGACTACAAAATGGTGCAAAACAACAACAGCGTTTGCCTTGAATCATTCAAAGGGTAATGGAGGGTGACAAACAAATAAGCTCTTCTGCCATTCATTATCTCAGATCTCACtattaaaacaaacaagaaaatgCATCTCTATCGAGAAACTGGATAAAAGTTTAATACAGTTAAGTAACCGGCTTACCAGCAAAAGCTTCGAAAGGCTTCTTTCTTATGCAACACTACAGAATGGTTAACATTTGAAATGCTTTTGCTTAATAACTTGAGGAAAATACAAACCAGTGAAGATTGTTCCAAACAGTTAAATATAAaaggtttatatataaatataaaaggtcccactttatataaAGTGTCTTAATATAAAACTGCTATGTGTACTAACATTTAATAATTAGAGCTATAATTCATTTCTGTAATAACGTCTATAATTACCCTGCTGACCCTTCCCTTACCctttaacccacccttaaaccttaCCCAGAACACCAAACCTAAGCTTACCTGTATCctacctcaatagcagcaaaagtgttttgctgtACAACATTAGGTACACTGTACCTAACATTAACTTAGTtattaaagacacctaatataaagtgtgaccaaaaagAATCATTTCGGTGACATATTTCTGCTCTAAATTAGCAGTTACCTAGGCAAATATGTCTTTATTAATACCAAGAACATATTACACAACTTATTGCAGCAATAACGGAAAAATACAAGCATAAAAAAGAGCCAAGGACAGGAAAAGTTAAATTGACTCTTATAATGttttctcatatgtttatgagGAATGTAGATATGACCAAGCCTTTGTGAAAACTCACCCTCCCATCTTGTATTCTCCAACGCCACCCCTCCAGGCCCGAACGTATCGAGGATCTGCCAGCAAAGACACTGGACTAAAGCCTCCAGTGGCAAAATAAGGTCCAACAGGTCCAACAATGACAAAGAGCAAAGCGTGACCTGCTCGAGACACACCTAGAGAAGGCTGAAAAAAGAAGAATGGTCAATCAAAAGATAAGACAAAAATCATTCAACAGATTACACTcactggccactttattaggcACACATTGCTAGACCTGGGTTGGACccccttttgccttcagaactgtCTAAATTGTTTGTGGCATAGATTAAACAAAGTACTGGAAACATTCTTCAGATTTCGATCCATATTGACATAGCATAGCATTACGTAGTTGCTGCAGATTTAATGGCTGCAAACACATGATGCCAATCTCCCTCCATATCCCAAAggtgctctattggattgagatctggtgactgtggagaTTATTTGAGTATGGTGAACAGTgtgatgttcaagaaaccagtttgagatgatttgagctttgtgacattgtgcgttatcctgctggaagtagtcATCAGAAGCTGGAAATACTGTGGTCATAAAGAGATGAACATGGTCAGCAACTatactcaggtaggctgtggcaTTTAAACAATGCTCAATTGATAATAAGagcccaaagtgtgccaagaaaatccCATACACCATCACACCACCATCAGCAGCCTGAACAATTGATACaaagcaggatggatccatgctttcatgttgtttaagCCAAATTTTgaccctaccatctgaatgtcgcAGTACAAATCGAGACTCATTAGACCAGGCAAcgtttttccaatcttctattgttcaattttggtgagccTTTGTGAATTGaagcctcagtttcctgttcttagcGGACAGGAGTGGCACCAGTgtggtcttctgctgctgtagcccatctgcttcaaggttcaACATGTTGCa
The window above is part of the Chanodichthys erythropterus isolate Z2021 chromosome 3, ASM2448905v1, whole genome shotgun sequence genome. Proteins encoded here:
- the bcat2 gene encoding branched-chain-amino-acid aminotransferase, mitochondrial isoform X2, whose translation is MAALRTALNGRFLHPLSLSCGSLRFVSSSFKAADLTIERNPVLKPKPDPSTLVFGKQFSDHMLTINWSAAGGWEAPQIKPFQNLSLHPASSALHYSIELFEGMKAFRGVDNHIRLFRPMLNMERMYRSTERSCLPLFDKVELWKCINKLVEIDQEWVPYSTDASLYIRPTFIGTEPSLGVSRAGHALLFVIVGPVGPYFATGGFSPVSLLADPRYVRAWRGGVGEYKMGGNYGPTIAVQSEAAKQGCQQVLWLYGENEEITEVGTMNLFIYWTTEKGEKELVTPPLDGVILPGVTRQSLLDLAREWGDFKVTERRVLMKELIGALDDGRILEVFGSGTACVVCPVGSLLYRGKTYQIPTMKNGPDLAKRFHKELTDIQYGRIQRDWAPLVV
- the bcat2 gene encoding branched-chain-amino-acid aminotransferase, mitochondrial isoform X3 — protein: MWVVAVRQFLLQDLTIERNPVLKPKPDPSTLVFGKQFSDHMLTINWSAAGGWEAPQIKPFQNLSLHPASSALHYSIELFEGMKAFRGVDNHIRLFRPMLNMERMYRSTERSCLPLFDKVELWKCINKLVEIDQEWVPYSTDASLYIRPTFIGTEPSLGVSRAGHALLFVIVGPVGPYFATGGFSPVSLLADPRYVRAWRGGVGEYKMGGNYGPTIAVQSEAAKQGCQQVLWLYGENEEITEVGTMNLFIYWTTEKGEKELVTPPLDGVILPGVTRQSLLDLAREWGDFKVTERRVLMKELIGALDDGRILEVFGSGTACVVCPVGSLLYRGKTYQIPTMKNGPDLAKRFHKELTDIQYGRIQRDWAPLVV
- the bcat2 gene encoding branched-chain-amino-acid aminotransferase, mitochondrial isoform X1; the protein is MWVVAVRQFLLQVLDWHDESRLIFQMHVQSMIMNKNLSTCPLYSPPLSVFFVFSLFFCLSLPVCLCQAADLTIERNPVLKPKPDPSTLVFGKQFSDHMLTINWSAAGGWEAPQIKPFQNLSLHPASSALHYSIELFEGMKAFRGVDNHIRLFRPMLNMERMYRSTERSCLPLFDKVELWKCINKLVEIDQEWVPYSTDASLYIRPTFIGTEPSLGVSRAGHALLFVIVGPVGPYFATGGFSPVSLLADPRYVRAWRGGVGEYKMGGNYGPTIAVQSEAAKQGCQQVLWLYGENEEITEVGTMNLFIYWTTEKGEKELVTPPLDGVILPGVTRQSLLDLAREWGDFKVTERRVLMKELIGALDDGRILEVFGSGTACVVCPVGSLLYRGKTYQIPTMKNGPDLAKRFHKELTDIQYGRIQRDWAPLVV